A single window of Aspergillus oryzae RIB40 DNA, chromosome 8 DNA harbors:
- a CDS encoding uncharacterized protein (predicted protein): MAVENAIPTTSSTDAQALPDEPKPAKKGYGWRFWAIFPGLCVGGLLSALDTTILSTVLPTISHNLDSQTAVQPLYGQVANIFGRRWPTILSVALFALGSGLGGGASSTEMLIAARVIQGLGGGGINVRSLLPTWCLPVYFQLVLEATPKKSGIDLFASFIPMVPGAIVGGVLITVTGKDKPLLVAGFILMAVGMGLFTMLDDRTNTVRWVIYQVILALGSVISLIATLPAVLASLPESDVATATATWAFLRSFGSIWCVSIPSAVFNSRFTDLVGRIASPQLRGVLLGGGAYQLATKAFMESLDDTPVVKAQVVSVYVDSLKLVWQVGIAFAALGVPLSLLIRSLALRDELNAEFGLEETRTENVEEVRVQ, encoded by the exons ATGGCTGTTGAGAATGCCATACCGACAACGAGCAGCACCGATGCCCAAGCCCTCCCAGACGAGCCGAAGCCTGCCAAAAAGGGCTATGGATGGCGGTTCTGGGCCATCTTCCCCGGTCTATGCGTCGGGGGCTTGCTGAGTGCTCTTGACACAACCATCCTTTCCACTGTCCTGCCCACCATATCCCACAACCTAGACTC CCAAACCGCCGTTCAGCCTTTATACGGCCAAGTTGCCAATATCTTTGGCCGCCGATGGCCGACCATCCTCTCCGTGGCTCTCTTCGCCTTGGGAAGTGGTCTCGGCGGTGGCGCATCGAGTACGGAGATGCTCATTGCGGCCCGAGTCATCCAGGGTCTCGGCGGTGGCGGAATCAACGTG AGATCATTGTTGCCAACCTGGTGCCTCCCCGTCTACTTCCAATTGGTCCTCGAAGCCACGCCCAAGAAATCCGGCATTGACCTATTCGCCTCCTTCATCCCCATGGTCCCCGGCGCCATCGTCGGCGGAGTCCTCATCACCGTCACAGGCAAAGACAAGCCGCTCCTCGTCGCCGGGTTCATCCTCATGGCCGTCGGAATGGGCCTGTTCACCATGCTCGATGACCGCACCAACACCGTCCGCTGGGTCATCTACCAAGTGATACTAGCTCTTGGCTCTGTCATTTCCCTCATCGCCACACTTCCCGCTGTTCTGGCCAGTTTGCCCGAGTCCGATGTCGCGACTGCTACGGCTACCTGGGCGTTTCTGCGTAGTTTTGGTTCCATTTGGTGTGTTTCGATTCCCTCGGCGGTTTTTAATTCGAGGTTTACGGACCTCGTGGGTCGTATTGCTAGTCCACAGTTGCGGGGCGTTCTtttgggtggtggtgcgtATCAACTTGCTACTAAAGCTTTTATGGAATCGCTGGATGATACGCCTGTGGTTAAGGCGCAGGTGGTGAGCGTGTATGTGGATAGCTTGAAGCTTGTGTGGCAGGTTGGCATTGCTTTTGCTGCGCTTGGGGTGCCTTTGTCTTTGCTGATTCGGAGTCTTGCGTTACGCGATGAGTTGAATGCCGAGTTTGGGCTTGAGGAGACAAGGACAGAGAATGTCGAGGAGGTTAGGGTGCAGTGA
- a CDS encoding uncharacterized protein (predicted protein) — protein sequence MTHPGLSTYSLPSATANDIKSSPYPSTWADPALKSLFVQKPNDTTNSPDAQPDPSTSTSGSSTKVGPIVGGVVGGVAGAAIILAIIFFALRKRRRDYQKEPQGEKWPDNAPVTMGRVGGELPAEAPRRELDARSNARSELRGTTRSVYELDGGRGTGSQIIKTRQ from the exons ATGACTCAT CCTGGACTATCGACATATTCACTCCCCTCCGCAACAGCCAATGACATTAAATCCTCGCCCTATCCATCGACGTGGGCTGATCCAGCTTTGAAATCACTTTTTGTGCAGAAACCCAACGATACCACTAACTCACCGGATGCGCAACCCGACCCATCAACCAGCACTAGTGGTTCATCGACGAAAGTCGGGCCGATAGTAGGTGGTGTGGTGGGTGGCGTTGCCGGTGCAGCTATCATATTGGCAATAATCTTCTTCGCCCTGAGAAAGCGACGGCGAGATTATCAGAAGGAACCACAGGGTGAAAAGTGGCCAGATAATGCACCGGTAACGATGGGCCGCGTGGGAGGTGAACTACCAGCTGAAGCCCCGCGGCGGGAGTTGGATGCACGCAGCAATGCGCGCAGTGAGTTGCGAGGGACTACAAGGTCAGTTTATGAACTAGATGGAGGCCGAGGAACGG GTTCTCAAATTATCAAGACACGGCAGTAG
- a CDS encoding uncharacterized protein (predicted protein), translating into MAWLMSLGFVHLVSLLSLGEAKVLSDLSDGFCRSYTFGANIVNDVLYMVDLDGGLIPGDTNSSNNYLVQLDLSSSFSTDDGEKYKMSLVDSEVPKIKGQALWSDKANTTLFTYGGNYLDVASVDQGLWTYTIADGSWKLQQTSIKPVRLQGGAYVDAPQIQAAYWVGGFQNSDTTPAITDSTVDYATGMIQFNTTTGTFTQLDAPFAPVQQGALVYLPIGEKGVLVFVGGEVPSIQNGINATLTPNQWNYAWVYDIAGNKWYNQTTTGSVASRTQFCAVVEKDLSTSSYQVYVIGGADYKSKDSLTDVYVPIIPYRTIQPNTDSPAPIYRSHRSNGFKPRR; encoded by the exons ATGGCATGGCTCATGTCCCTGGGTTTTGTCCACCTGGTTTCGCTGTTATCTCTAGGTGAAGCCAAGGTATTGAGCGACTTATCGGATGGATTTTGTCGGAGTTACACTTTCGGGG CGAACATTGTCAACGATGTCCTGTACATGGTAGATCTCGACGGAGGTCTCATTCCCGGAGACACGAATTCCTCGA ACAATTATCTCGTGCAACTCGAtctatcctcctccttctcgactGATGACGGCGAAAAATATAAAATGAGCTTGGTCGACAGTGAGGTCCCGAAAATCAAGGGTCAAGCGCTGTGGTCAGACAAGGCCAATACGACACTCTTTACGTATGGTGGGAATTACCTAGACGTCGCATCGGTAGACCAGGGGTTGTGGACATACACTATTGCCGATGGGTCATGGAAATTACAGCAGACAAGTATCAAGCCAGTGCGACTACAGGGAGGGG CATACGTCGATGCGCCCCAGATCCAAGCTGCGTATTGGGTAGGCGGGTTTCAAAACAGCGATACAACGCCCGCCATCACCGATAGCACGGTGGACTATGCGACGGGGATGATTCAGTTCAACACAACCACGGGAACATTTACACAGTTGGATGCGCCGTTTGCCCCCGTGCAACAGGGAGCGCTGGTATATCTTCCCATTGGAGAAAAGGGGGTCCTGGTGTTTGTGGGAGGCGAAGTTCCGTCTATCCAGAATGGGATCAATGCAACTTTGACTCCA AACCAATGGAATTATGCATGGGTCTATGATATTGCAGGGAACAAATGGTACAATCAAACCACTACCGGCAGCGTGGCATCACGAACCCAGTTCTGTGCAGTTGTCGAAAAAGATCTCTCCACGTCGTCGTACCAGGTCTATGTTATTGGCGGAGCGGACTACAAATCGAAAGACTCCCTCACGGACGTGTATGTTCCAATCATTCCATATAGAACAATCCAACCTAACACCGACTCACCAGCTCCTATCTATCGATCCCATCGTTCAAATGGTTTCAAGCCGCGTCGCTGA
- a CDS encoding uncharacterized protein (predicted protein), translating into MTDSLKEVSQIQGIEVVQAGLEPIPNQNNPHHVVVPVLANESVPRESRICGLRKMTFWLAVIVAALVAIVIALAVGLGVGLTRSHSVSTPPMATTSSKSTSTPSSSPSSTSSDTASSSSTSTSAPSPTSTTFFNKNTNYTCPDANNTEIRNVSGGSGNSSYYIFCDADISSSSKKDLSSSVQSSFADCLALCNSMNNFQDRTDVGCTYNFEGTGSQDKGTCWCLSGGNKSIITNVGNMAAVLSTENALLNL; encoded by the exons ATGACCGACTCATTAAAAGAGGTATCGCAAATTCAGGGTATAGAAGTTGTTCAGGCGGGACTAGAACCCATTCCTAATCAAAACAACCCTCACCATGTCGTCGTGCCTGTGTTAGCCAATGAGTCCGTGCCTCGCGAAAGCAGAATATGTGGGCTACGcaagatgaccttctggcTTGCTGTAATAGTAGCAGCACTTGTCGCGATCGTAATCGCCTTGGCTGTTGGGCTGGGAGTTGGCCTTACTA GGTCGCATTCTGTGTCGACGCCTCCTATGGCGACCACCAGCTCAAAAAGTACATCAAccccttcatcatcgccctCATCCACATCGTCAGACacagcctcatcatccagcacatcaacatcagctccatcaccaacatccaccaccttctttAACAAAAACACAAACTATACCTGCCCCGATGCCAACAACACTGAAATCAGAAATGTCTCAGGTGGATCGGGAAATTCGAGCTATTATATCTTCTGCGACGCTGATATCAGTTCAAGCTCGAAGAAAGATCTGTCGTCAAGTGTCCAGAGCTCATTCGCGGATTGCCTTGCTCTTTGCAATTCCATGAACAACTTCCAGGATCGGACAGATGTCGGCTGCACATATAACTTTGAGGGTACGGGAAGTCAGGACAAGGGGACTTGTTGGTGCTTGAGTGGTGGGAATAAGTCGATTATCACGAACGTGGGGAATATGGCTGCTGTGTTGTCTACTGAGAATGCACTATTAAACTTATAA
- a CDS encoding uncharacterized protein (predicted protein) → MQRVYTFIIGGAIGGGIGGSLGVKKSTNPQPSIPASTTSSAPVTSTSATSSSESGRSITASTTSSAPVTSGTSGIAANSCPGINETIVTGSTGSAFTVLCGVDWPKGVQAINGKGKECIDSCLGSHKDDCKGVTYSANLTSSFDGGQDGNCFFKDQAGIYFPGGDTIISAGVIGG, encoded by the exons ATGCAGAGGGTCTACA CGTTCATTATCGGCGGCGCAATTGGTGGAGGAATAGGCGGTTCGCTAGGAGTCAAGAAGAGCACCAACCCGCAGCCGTCAATACCAGCTTCGACAACTTCATCCGCTCCTGTTACATCCACTTCTGCTACATCTTCTAGTGAATCGGGGCGGTCAATAACAGCTTCGACAACCTCTTCTGCCCCCGTTACATCCGGCACAAGTGGTATAGCCGCTAACTCGTGCCCAGGAATCAATGAAACTATCGTCACGGGCTCCACTGGGTCTGCGTTTACGGTTCTCTGTGGCGTTGACTGGCCAAAGGGCGTTCAAGCTATAAATGGCAAGGGAAAG GAATGCATCGACAGCTGTCTTGGTTCTCACAAGGATGATTGCAAAGGCGTCACTTATTCGGCCAATTTGACGTCCTCATTTGATGGTGGACAGGATGGAAACTGTTTCTTTAAAGACCAAGCTGGCATATACTTTCCAGGGGGTGATACAATCATATCTGCAGGAGTTATTGGGGGTTAA
- a CDS encoding uncharacterized protein (predicted protein), which produces MQSQIIPTNSRSPPASLPKRAAALAFINCLSNVCQIYAPYLYLDSGAPRYTTAFSVNIGMSSTTIIFSTILRIYLGSLNKKLDQEEGIDLGTDAHDNEEHGLPGLL; this is translated from the exons ATGCAATCGCAGATAATTCCTACTAACAGTCGCAGTCCTCCCGCGTCCCTTCCAAAACGTGCAGCTGCCTTAGCTTTCATCAACTGTCTCAGTAATGTGTGTCAGATTTACGCGCCTTACCTTTACCTcg ACTCAGGCGCTCCTCGTTATACAACCGCTTTCAGCGTAAACATCGGAATGAGTTCTACGACGATTATATTTTCCACCATTCTTCGCATCTATCTTGGAAGCTTGAATAAGAAACTTGACCAGGAAGAGGGTATTGATTTGGGGACGGATGCTCATGATAATGAAGAGCATGGCTTGCCTGGATTGCTATAG
- a CDS encoding serine/threonine-protein kinase (serine/threonine protein kinase), with protein MLDAQKEAEAKIDLLTSSNGPLVTGIYKISSLTKEVKTKRQLLTKKLTNIQFAAKQFDWTILLDAASTLVSLRADPKSIVDTVKQGYEIYKKGTDESTAKNLHGDAVKKEYIIDQLAQCSDTLESLEKAFTTRKDNQIEIDDPGALKIMATKGNIQKILREFKNAIVEKDKKDIESALDDYIAVTLNRNNAVLDYNSSLQLLFEASNAREYSKSQAESLGQRRHTLDPNTPAILFWLRKTRDNMRLQLMQRLNYESRAIRFWGLKKHLDYSSPGPLRSFIELRDGQSKLNAAYEDSLNSYANNIRVTWPREEKEKGLFYILSNAELKSFKQRQRLTTSKGDDGVYSASIRLEPGAPPFGPGRADVRINQVRLWLLGVEVKADNAGRKQLMVKIAHSGNETLENTDRQALGFSHDAVNIQFEYNTAKVQTPDDFKTDVVFGKQGLENDWSGGDSKPTASTFAAIGPFTEWRFSIRESENVGLDMGSVTAAYVEFRGANRPFSVDYRKAPINPMVDQRIKPHSTGRKLDMIDIPYGALADNEWKFEPITLPCEWVEDYRPGGYHPVVLGDIFNNGQYKVIRKLGEGSYSTVHLLYFVVHRYLFRFRNRRYVALKILVSEISGSTTELRILRHITEVAPAEAGRHITRLLGEFEHHGPNGVHRCLVFEPMGPSVNTMVEELPQFKPRMRGMKIRYPLRMAKSILKQSLQALAFLHENGIAHGDFQPGNILFTLDDIGSTPEDVLRQEEDVQAESISPPVQRLDGKEDKWAPRYLCVAQSLVPFTYYAEGFKVKLSDMGGAYFFTDPPTKPVTPLGLRAPELILTGAVDNTLDIWSFGCLVFELITGQPLFCIPGSDFEDDDHLLSLTDRLGALPDELFKHWKTSSLYFTSERKLFNCQLGGVAPGGEPLMVEQTSMEELFDQAGPDLDEEEARKVKALIRWILQYDPAKRPSPAEILSDPWFCEIDVESESARV; from the exons ATGTTGGATGCTCAaaaagaagccgaagccaagATCGATCTCCTCACCTCCTCCAACGGTCCGCTGGTAACTGGCATCTATAAGATCTCCTCTCTGACCAAGGAGGTCAAGACGAAGCGCCAGCTACTCACGAAAAAGTTGACCAATATTCAGTTTGCTGCAAAGCAATTCGACTGGACAATTCTTCTTGACGCAGCCTCCACCCTGGTCTCGCTACGTGCGGATCCGAAATCTATTGTCGATACGGTTAAACAAGGCTacgaaatatataaaaaaggaacagaCGAATCAACGGCTAAGAATCTACACGGTGATGCAGTGAAGAAAGAGTACATCATCGACCAGCTCGCACAATGTTCCGACACGTTGGAATCACTAGAAAAAGCCTTCACAACTAGAAAAGACAATCAGATCGAGATTGATGACCCTGGAGCCCTGAAGATTATGGCTACCAAGGGCAACATCCAGAAGATTCTTCGCGAGTTCAAGAATGCCAttgtggagaaagacaagaaggacatAGAAAGCGCCTTGGATGATTACATTGCTGTTACTCTCAACCGGAACAACGCCGTTCTGGATTACAACTCCTCCCTGCAGCTACTATTCGAAGCAAGCAATGCTCGAGAATATAGCAAGAGTCAAGCCGAGTCCCTAGGGCAGAGGAGGCATACCCTTGACCCGAACACGCCCGCGATTTTATTCTGGTTGCGCAAGACACGCGATAATATGCGACTACAGCTCATGCAACGCTTGAATTACGAGAGCCGTGCTATCAGATTCTGGGGACTGAAAAAGCACCTCGACTATTCTAGCCCAGGTCCCCTTCGTTCTTTCATAGAGCTACGAGATGGTCAGTCAAAGCTGAATGCGGCCTATGAGGACAGTCTCAATAGCTACGCTAATAATATTCGAGTCACATGGCCACgtgaggagaaagagaagggcTTGTTTTACATCTTGAGCAATGCAGAATTAAAATCTTTCAAGCAGCGCCAGCGACTTACTACCTCGAAGGGCGACGACGGTGTTTACAGCGCATCCATTCGGTTGGAGCCAGGTGCACCCCCGTTTGGCCCTGGTCGTGCAGATGTCAGAATTAACCAGGTGCGCTTGTGGCTTCTTGGAGTCGAAGTGAAAGCCGACAATGCCGGCCGCAAGCAACTGATGGTGAAAATTGCCCATTCTGGAAATGAAACCTTGGAGAACACTGACAGGCAGGCACTTGGGTTCTCCCACGACGCCGTCAATATTCAATTCGAATACAATACGGCCAAAGTCCAAACGCCAGACGATTTTAAAACCGATGTCGTGTTCGGTAAGCAAGGGCTCGAGAATGATTGGAGTGGCGGTGATAGTAAGCCAACTGCATCAACGTTTGCTGCGATAGGGCCCTTTACTGAGTGGCGCTTCTCTATTCGTGAGTCCGAGAACGTCGGCTTAGACATGGGATCAGTGACAGCTGCATATGTTGAATTTCGGGGAGCCAACCGGCCATTCTCGGTGGATTACCGAAAGGC GCCGATTA ATCCCATGGTGGATCAGCGGATAAAGCCTCATTCCACAGGGCGGAAGCTCGACATGATCGACATTCCGTATGG GGCCTTGGCTGATAACGAGTGGAAATTTGAACCTATTACATTGCCCTGTGAGTGGGTGGAGGACTACCGCCCTGGTGGTTATCATCCCGTTGTTCTCGGCGATATCTTCAACAACGGTCAGTACAAGGTCATCCGGAAGCTCGGCGAGGGTTCCTACTCAACC GTCCATCTTTTGTATTTTGTAGTTCATCGTTACTTATTTCGTTTTAGAAACCGTCGATATGTCGCCCTGAAGATTCTCGTGTCAGAAATCTCGGGATCGACAACCGAGCTACGAATCTTACGCCACATCACCGAAGTCGCACCAGCAGAAGCCGGCCGGCATATCACGCGACTGCTAGGCGAGTTCGAACACCACGGCCCCAATGGCGTCCACAGGTGCCTGGTATTTGAGCCGATGGGTCCGAGTGTGAATACCATGGTCGAGGAGCTGCCACAATTTAAACCTCGCATGCGAGGAATGAAGATTCGCTATCCTCTTCGCATGGCAAAGAGCATCCTCAAGCAATCCTTGCAGGCTCTTGCATTTCTCCACGAAAATGGCATCGCCCATGGAGACTTCCAGCCCGGGAACATACTCTTCACACTTGACGATATCGGCTCGACGCCCGAGGACGTGCTCCGGCAAGAGGAAGATGTACAAGCCGAGTCGATCTCGCCCCCGGTACAGAGGCTAGACGGTAAAGAAGATAAGTGGGCTCCTCGTTATCTTTGCGTTGCGCAGTCGCTGGTGCCCTTTACCTACTACGCCGAAGGCTTCAAGGTCAAATTATCCGATATGGGCGGCG CATATTTCTTTACCGACCCACCAACAAAGCCCGTCACTCCACTCGGTCTCCGAGCTCCCGAGTTAATTCTTACCGGAGCTGTCGACAACACTCTTGATATCTGGAGTTTCGGCTGCCTTGTGTTCGAGCTCATCACTGGACAGCCACTCTTCTGTATACCAGGGTCCGactttgaagatgacgaccatcttctctcccttaCTGACCGGCTCGGCGCCCTCCCCGACGAGCTCTTCAAGCATTGGAAGACCTCGTCGCTGTACTTTACGTCCGAGAGGAAGCTCTTTAATTGTCAGCTTGGGGGAGTCGCTCCGGGGGGAGAACCGCTTATGGTGGAGCAGACGTCCATGGAAGAGTTGTTCGATCAGGCAGGCCCGGAtcttgatgaggaggaagccCGCAAAGTGAAGGCGCTGATTCGATGGATTTTGCAATATGATCCCGCGAAGAGACCGTCGCCTGCGGAAATCTTGTCTGATCCATGGTTTTGCGAGATTGACGTTGAGAGCGAGTCAGCCAGGGTATAG
- a CDS encoding uncharacterized protein (predicted protein) — translation MATQLDFPALSKQMMGKWTTEGFDILVSYSEEKVNQLLRARSEQLKSILKMGPLETSYVDPLTDETIHLNVFMDLEHPLLQFEDEHGNITLTFDIQKGHYVIIAKNITKDLPSGMAISFKTTLNNVKGTVELSQSEDESTGKGVKTASANELVIFNPGEKDISQHVCITFEKASADFIGTTEESKKRVAGMAFLLGAVKEYFQQHAELKYFVAGVSNKYNPESGSDSLQPRSFRFNTLKGKTENDESALCMWISVKEGTNRPESYTQAFEGTFYANGLIPIPRGRTCSLIMHNDLLIKQFIMPNLSKGFKSFKDKTSGKGGLNLSATMIADDIDIKEMKKKESWGPGGIKTTTVDPMKFSLSDPETTISFGDGIISKSNKINYTNKQQVKWKIDTVTGRVPGHEHGTTNLEFKWTATGSWKDKKTPGHPNLLGFDWAGDKNWTITKSAEDVHWWEAFGGASNKIPEPLQNLQVPSPNTKLEMNTLDYFLTTNLLYPGKHIFDADDPSSGSTDKGLAFPHDLILTGETKIK, via the exons ATGGCCACCCAACTTGACTTCCCCGCGCTTTCTAAGCAGATGATGGGCAAATGGACAACCGAAGGGTTCGACATTTTGGTATCTTACTCTGAGGAGAAAGTCAATCAACTTCTCCGGGCGCGCTCAGAACAGCTGAAGTCCATCCTGAAAATGGGCCCCTTGGAGACATCTTACGTCGACCCTTTGACAGACGAGACAATCCACCTTAACGTCTTCATGGACCTGGaacatcctcttctccaatttGAGGACGAGCACGGAAACATTACCCTTACATTTGATATCCAGAAAGGACACTATGTCATTATAGCCAAGAACATAACCAAAGATTTACCCTCTGGCATGGCGATAAGCTTCAAGACTACGCTCAACAATGTTAAAGGTACAGTAGAATTAAGTCAGAGCGAAGATGAGTCCACAGGGAAAGGCGTGAAAACCGCATCAGCGAACGAACTAGTTATCTTCAACCCAGGTGAGAAGGACATATCGCAGCATGTCTGCATTACCTTTGAGAAGGCATCAGCCGACTTTATTGGCACCACCGAGGAGTCCAAAAAGCGTGTCGCAGGCATGGCATTCCTTTTAGGAGCCGTTAAGGAATACTTCCAGCAACATGCAGAGCTCAAGTATTTTGTAGCTGGTGTTTCCAACAAATACAATCCAGAGTCAGGATCAGATTCTTTACAACCTCGCTCATTTCGCTTCAACACattgaaaggaaagacagaaaacGACGAATCAGCGTTGTGTATGTGGATCTCAGTCAAGGAAGGAACAAACAGACCCGAAAGTTACACACAGGCTTTCGAGGGTACATTTTATGCCAATGGTTTAATCCCCATTCCCCGTGGACGCACTTGCAGTCTAATCATGCACAATGATTTGCTTATTAAACAATTCATAATG CCTAATTTAAGCAAAGGGTTCAAGAGCTTCAAGGACAAAACTTCTGGCAAGG GTGGATTGAATCTCAGTGCAACAATGATAGCCGACGATATAGAcatcaaggaaatgaagaaaaaagaatcGTGGGGGCCCGGGGGTATAAAGACTACAACAGTGGATCCTATGAAATTTAGTCTCTCCGACCCGGAGACGACAATCTCTTTCGGCGACGGCATCATTTCCAAGTCTAACAAGATAAACTACACCAACAAGCAACAAGTAAAATGGAAAATAGACACAGTCACTGGAAGGGTCCCTGGCCATGAACATGGCACAACAAATCTTGAGTTCAAGTGGACCGCAACGGGCTCGTggaaagataagaaaactCCTGGCCACCCTAATTTGCTCGGCTTCGACTGGGCAGGTGACAAAAATTGGACAATCACTAAATCTGCGGAAGACGTACATTGGTGGGAAGCATTCGGCGGGGCCAGCAACAAAATACCTGAACCCCTTCAGAACTTGCAGGTCCCCAGCCCGAATACGAAATTGGAGATGAACACACTCGACTATTTCTTGACTACGAACTTGCTCTATCCTGGCAAGCACATCTTCGACGCTGATGACCCTTCTTCGGGCAGTACTGACAAAGGACTTGCCTTTCCTCATGACTTGATTTTGACTGGCGAAACCAAGATCAAATAA
- a CDS encoding uncharacterized protein (predicted protein) — MPNRPDKRDYITLASSILQFHPEPVNGVFVDDIDKKAYPSNWDHGKLPAEMGAWRAHMNVMQRIVHERISTAFVLEDDADWDVNLKKQLQRFASASQLVQGDTGPSHSPYGDLWDLLWIGHCGIQYKTGPIHVTTDDITTVPLPELPRYWHGFPAGADNGTRLVARMHDGVCSLGYAITYLGAQKLLSALSLTPKGDGAPFDVAIGRFCQNGWLRCIAPFPSLIGLWKAAGPKARESDIHNDDGWIEKETPVGTVYSAMDNAHRLLNGERTVHAVLNDAPAPEIDPTKLELPEGTLKMLDDTGISEIIKGNPQMSSSSLRLISLGYPPHGRDAGPQRNYPELEPPMKRGCRMIRYSYT, encoded by the exons atgCCGAACCGACCGGACAAGCGTGACTATATCACACTGGCTTCCTCGATCCTACAATTCCACCCGGAGCCAGTGAACGGGGTGTTTGTAGACGACATTGACAAAAAGGCATATCCTTCG AATTGGGATCATGGCAAGCTACCAGCTGAGATGGGAGCCTGGCGGGCGCATATGAATGTCATGCAAAG AATAGTACACGAGCGGATCTCCACCGCATTCGTCCTGGAGGACGACGCGGATTGGGATGTCAACTTGAAGAAACAACTTCAACGATTTGCATCCGCTTCGCAGCTAGTGCAAGGTGATACTGGACCTTCACATTCACCATATGGGGACTTGTGGGACCTTCTGTGGATAGGACACTGTGGGATACAGTACAAGACTGGTCCAATTCATGTGACAACGGATGATATCACGACCGTTCCTCTCCCTGAGCTACCACGCTACTGGCACGGTTTTCCCGCGGGTGCTGACAATGGCACTCGTCTGGTAGCAAGGATGCATGATGGAGTATGTAGTCTTGGATATGCAATTACCTATCTTGGAGCCCAAAAGCTTCTTTCTGCGCTTTCCTTGACACCGAAAGGTGATGGTGCTCCGTTCGACGTGGCGATAGGTCGGTTCTGCCAAAATGGCTGGTTGAGATGTATTGCCCCCTTTCCGTCGTTGATTGGACTCTGGAAGGCGGCTGGTCCAAAGGCGAGGGAGTCGGACATCCACAATGATGACGGTTGGATCGAAAAGGAGACCCCAGTTGGAACTGTATACAGTGCCATGGACAATGCTCATCGCTTGTTGAATGGTGAACGTACAGTGCATGCAGTATTGAACGACGCACCGGCTCCTGAAATTGACCCCACTAAGTTGGAACTACCGGAAGGGACGTTGAAGATGCTTGACGATACCGGTATAAGTGAGATTATCAAAGGGAAT CCTCAAATGTCCTCTTCGAGTCTCAGGCTCATATCTCTCGGGTACCCACCCCACGGCCGGGACGCAGGCCCCCAAAGGAATTACCCTGAGCTAGAACCTCCAATGAAGAGGGGCTGCAGAATGATACGATATAGCTATACTTGA